One window of the Trifolium pratense cultivar HEN17-A07 linkage group LG2, ARS_RC_1.1, whole genome shotgun sequence genome contains the following:
- the LOC123906571 gene encoding GDSL esterase/lipase At5g14450-like has translation MNSKKIIYILSCFNLFVTFIFIQVSSENVYNSKKCVYPAIYNFGDSNSDTGAVYATFTSVQPPNGISFFGSLSGRASDGRLIIDYITEELKLPYLSAYLNSVGSNYRHGANFAVGGASIRPGGYSPINLGLQVSQFILFKSHSNILFNQLSDNRTEPPFRSGLPRNEEFSKALYTIDIGQNDLAIGLQHTSEDQVISSIPDILSQFSQAVQQLYNEGARVFWIHNVGPIGCLPYDYIYYQHKEGNLDANGCVKPHNEIAQEFNRQLKDQVFQLRRKFSLAKFTYVDVYTAKYKLISNAKSLGFASPLEFCCGSYYGYHINCGKKAIINGTIYGNPCKNPSQHISWDGIHYSQAANQWVAKQILYGFFSDPSVSIEKAC, from the exons ATGAATtctaagaaaataatttatatacttaGTTGTTTCAATCTTTTTGTGACATTTATATTCATTCAAGTCTCAAGTGAAAATGTTTATAACTCAAAGAAATGTGTGTACCCTGCAATTTATAACTTTGGTGACTCAAATTCAGATACTGGAGCTGTATATGCAACATTCACATCTGTTCAACCTCCTAATGGTATAAGCTTCTTTGGAAGCCTTTCTGGAAGAGCTTCTGATGGCCGTCTTATCATCGATTATATCA CTGAAGAATTGAAGCTACCATATCTAAGTGCATATTTGAACTCAGTTGGATCAAATTACAGGCATGGTGCTAACTTTGCAGTAGGCGGTGCATCGATTCGTCCTGGTGGTTATAGTCCAATCAACCTTGGTCTTCAAGTATCTCAGTTCATATTGTTCAAGTCACACAGCAATATTCTCTTCAATCAACTATCTGACAACA GGACAGAACCACCTTTCAGAAGTGGTCTTCCAAGGAATGAGGAATTCTCTAAGGCTCTTTACACAATTGATATTGGGCAAAATGATCTTGCCATTGGTTTGCAGCACACTTCAGAGGACCAAGTTATAAGCTCAATTCCTGATATCTTGAGCCAATTCTCGCAAGCAGTTCAG CAATTATACAATGAAGGTGCAAGAGTGTTTTGGATTCACAATGTAGGACCAATTGGATGCTTGCCCTATGATTACATCTATTATCAACACAAGGAGGGTAACTTGGATGCCAATGGCTGTGTTAAACCTCACAATGAGATTGCTCAAGAATTCAATAGGCAACTAAAGGACCAAGTTTTTCAGTTAAGGAGAAAGTTTTCATTAGCCAAATTTACATATGTTGATGTGTACACAGCCAAATATAAACTTATCAGCAATGCAAAGAGTTTAG GTTTTGCAAGTCCATTGGAATTCTGCTGTGGAAGTTACTATGGTTACCATATAAATTGTGGGAAGAAGGCCATAATAAATGGAACAATTTATGGCAATCCATGTAAAAATCCTTCTCAACATATTAGTTGGGATGGTATACATTACTCACAAGCTGCAAATCAATGGGTTGCTAAACAAATTCTCTATGGATTCTTCTCTGATCCATCAGTTTCAATTGAGAAGGCATGTTAG
- the LOC123906573 gene encoding L-aspartate oxidase, chloroplastic, which translates to MTTCIPAGRGTLHYRVTDYKGRSCSKGAWVSDVSIKSYLQKDLSWSKRVSKVLQIHRSEFSVPALCKNRKLFKVISSSKKDGTTKYFDFAVIGSGIAGLRYALEVAKYGTVAVITKAEPHECNTNYAQGGVSAVLHPSDSVESHMKDTIVAGAYLCDEESVRVVCTEGPDRVRELIAMGASFDHGEDGNLHLAREGGHSHNRIVHAADMTGKEIERALLKEAINNPNIFVFEHHFAIDLLTSQDGSDITCLGVDTLNTVTLEVVRFLSKATLLASGGAGHIYPKTTNPLVATGDGIAMAHRAQAVISNMEFVQFHPTALADEGLPIKPSKPRDNAFLISEAVRGDGGILYNLAMERFMPSYDERAELAPRDVVARSIDDQLKKRDEKYVFLDISHKPKNEILSHFPNIASMCLQYGLDITRNPIPVVPAAHYMCGGVHAGLQGETNVKGLYVAGEVACTGLHGANRLASNSLLEALVFARRAIQPSVDQMKNSSLDLNASNLWPRPTLPLSLGSNAKAKILSATQELRKELQTIMFYYVGIVRSTMRLETAEKKIGNLEAKWEEYLFRHGWKPTMVVPEICEMRNLFCCAKLVVSSALSRHESRGLHYTVDFPHLEESERLPTIIFPSSPLNSTWSSRQLQKQPMYQ; encoded by the exons ATGACAACTTGTATACCTGCTGGACGGGGCACATTGCATTACCGAGTGACAGACTACAAGGGACGAAGCTGTAGTAAAGGGGCATGGGTTTCTGATGTGTCTATCAAGAGTTACTTACAAAAAGATCTTTCATG GTCTAAAAGGGTATCCAAGGTATTGCAGATACATAGAAGTGAGTTTTCTGTACCTGCACTTTGTAAGAATAGGAAACTCTTCAAAGTTATTTCATCAAGCAAAAAAGATGGTACCACAAAATACTTTGACTTTGCCGTTATTGGGAGTGGAATTGCTGGACTCCGATATGCACTCGAAGTTGCAAAATATGGAACTGTTGCAGTGATAACAAAAGCTGAACCTCATGAATGCAACACAAATTATGCTCAAGGTGGTGTAAGTGCTGTACTACACCCTTCAGATTCTGTGGAGAGTCACATGAAGGACACCATTGTAGCTGGGGCTTATCTTTGTGACGAGGAGAGTGTTCGA gTTGTTTGTACTGAGGGTCCTGACAGAGTCAGAGAACTAATTGCTATGGGCGCATCGTTCGATCATGGGGAAGATGGTAACTTGCATCTTGCGAGGGAGGGGGGTCATTCACATAATAGAATTGTTCATGCTGCTGATATGACTGGAAAAGAGATTGAACGCGCTCTATTGAAAGAAGCTATCAACAATCctaatatttttgtgtttgaacACCATTTTGCTATAGATCTTCTCACTAGTCAG GATGGATCAGATATAACTTGTCTTGGTGTTGACACGCTTAATACTGTAACCCTAGAG GTGGTAAGATTTCTTTCAAAGGCGACTTTACTAGCATCAGGAGGAGCTGGACATATTTATCCTAAAACTACAAATCCGCTG GTAGCCACCGGAGATGGAATTGCAATGGCACACCGAGCTCAAGCTGTGATTTCCAACATGGA GTTTGTGCAGTTCCACCCGACCGCCTTAGCTGATGAAGGGCTTCCTATAAAACCATCCAAGCCTAGGGATAATGCATTTCTGATATCTGAAGCTGTAAGGGGTGATGGCGGCATCCTTTATAATTTAGCCATGGAAAGGTTTATGCCTTCATATGATGAAAGGGCAGAGCTTGCTCCAAGGGATGTAGTCGCAAGAAGTATTGACGACCAACTTAAAAAGCGTGACGAAAAGTATGTGTTCCTTGACATTAGCCACAAGCCGAAGAATGAAATTCTCTCACACTTTCCCAACATTGCTTCGATGTGTCTTCAATATGGTTTGGACATAACCCGTAATCCAATCCCTGTTGTTCCAGCTGCTCATTACATGTGTGGAGGAGTTCACGCCGGGCTCCAAGGAGAGACAAATGTGAAAGGTCTGTATGTAGCTGGTGAGGTAGCATGTACAGGTTTGCATGGAGCAAACAGACTTGCTAGCAACTCATTGCTCGAGGCACTCGTTTTCGCGCGAAGAGCTATCCAACCCTCGGTCGATCAAATGAAGAACTCTAGCCTCGACCTGAATGCATCAAATTTATGGCCAAGACCTACTTTGCCATTGTCACTTGGAAGTAATGCCAAAGCTAAAATTTTATCTGCGACCCAAGAATTGAGGAAAGAACTGCAAACTATCATGTTTTACTATGTAGGAATTGTGAGGTCAACAATGAGGTTAGAGACAGCCGAGAAAAAAATCGGCAATCTTGAGGCGAAATGGGAAGAGTACTTGTTTAGGCATGGATGGAAACCAACAATGGTGGTGCCTGAGATTTGTGAAATGAGAAACCTCTTTTGTTGTGCTAAGTTGGTGGTTAGCAGTGCGCTTTCGAGGCACGAGAGCCGCGGTTTACATTACACGGTTGATTTTCCACATCTCGAGGAAAGTGAGAGACTCCCAACAATCATTTTTCCAAGTTCACCGTTGAACAGTACATGGAGTTCTAGACAGTTACAGAAGCAGCCTATGTATCAATAA